CTGGCACTAATCTCATACTTTTAAAGAAAGTAAAGCACTTAAATCTGCTTTGGTCTTTTCTGAAACAAAAAACACCCTTCTTATTGCGATTAGCTTACTTCGAATTTCGTAGTATGTTGAGTTCTTTGCTTATGGTTGTTTCAGGTCCTTAAGAACGGAGTAGAGGTGAAGCTGCAGAGGAATGCTTTAAGCGTTTTAGAACCTCCGACTGgtaatgaagaagatgatgatgacgacATTTATCGAGATAACTCTTTCTGCAGCAGCTCTGACATGGGCGAAAAGGACATACATTACCGTTAGTCACTGTCTTTTAAATAagttttaactttgaaatttgcaaaaaaagtgcTTATGTATGATTATATAATTTCCATTGATTGCAGCTAGCATAGAGTACCACAAACCTACAAAGCCGAGGGTTCGGCACACAAGGCCATGGACACCGTCTGCAAAGTCTATTAACCGGATCAGGCATAAAGATGTTCATTTGAATGGCTTTAATGCTCGGACGGTAGTATTTTTTTCACGTTGCAGTAATTAAAGCATATATGCTTTGtgttaaaaattttcttatctTATATGAAAATCGTCCGCAGAGAGTGAATTTGGCAAAACTTGGGACAGCAACCCTATGGAGATATTGGAGGCATTTTAATCTGGTATTGTTATACA
This genomic interval from Ananas comosus cultivar F153 linkage group 8, ASM154086v1, whole genome shotgun sequence contains the following:
- the LOC109713694 gene encoding uncharacterized protein LOC109713694 isoform X2, with the translated sequence MMEAELCSSRVLSPYRDESGDEELSVLPRHTKVIVTGNNRTKSVLVGLQGVVKKAVGLGGWHWLVLKNGVEVKLQRNALSVLEPPTGNEEDDDDDIYRDNSFCSSSDMGEKDIHYPSIEYHKPTKPRVRHTRPWTPSAKSINRIRHKDVHLNGFNARTRVNLAKLGTATLWRYWRHFNLVSINPNPSKEQLLRSVQRHFLSQQLDEVQVIVGFIRTAKRMKAIYS